A genomic segment from Colletotrichum higginsianum IMI 349063 chromosome 5, whole genome shotgun sequence encodes:
- a CDS encoding Citrate synthase, with protein sequence MNVTRSTRALGALRPLAARSALNVRQYSSSSESDLKTTLKSVIPAKRELLKKVKAHSSKVIGEVKVENALGGMRGLKAMVWEGSVLDANEGIRFHGKTIKDCQKELPKGKTGTEMLPEAMFWLLLTGQVPSTNQVRQFSRELAEQAQLPDFVNELLDNFPTDLHPMTQFAIAVSALNYTSKFAKAYEQGLNKADYWEPTFDDSISLLAKLPTIAAKIYQNSYRGGGALPAEVDLEQDWSYNFAAMLGKGGKENENFQDLLRLYLALHGDHEGGNVSAHTTHLVGSALSDPFLSYSAGLQGLAGPLHGLAAQEVLRWIIQMKDNIPKSYTDKDVTDYLWSTLNSGRVVPGYGHAVLRKPDPRFEALMDYAAARPEIAQDPVFQLVQKNSQIAPEVLKKHGKTKNPYPNVDSSSGVLFHHYGFHETLYYTATFGVSRGLGPLAQLIWDRALGLPIERPKSINLEGLLKQAESS encoded by the exons ATGAACGTCACAAGAAGCACGAGGGCCCTGGGAGCTCTAAGG CCGCTGGCAGCTCGTTCCGCCCTCAATGTCCGCCAGTactcgtcctcctccgagTCAGACCTCAAGACTACGCTTAAGAGCGTCATCCCGGCCAAACGAGAACTCTTGAAGAAGGTCAAGGCGCACTCCTCCAAGGTCATTGGCGaggtcaaggtcgagaaCGCCCTGGGGGGCATGCGCGGCCTGAAGGCCATGGTCTGGGAGGGGTCTGTTCTGGATGCGAACGAGGGCATTCGCTTCCACGGCAAAACCATCAAAGACTGCCAGAAAGAGCTTCCAAAGGGTAAGACCGGCACTGAAATGTTGCCCGAAGCCATGTTTTGGCTTCTACTCACAGGCCAGGTCCCGTCCACAAACCAGGTCCGCCAGTTCTCTCGTGAACTGGCCGAGCAGGCTCAGCTGCCCGACTTTGTCAACGAGTTGCTCGACAACTTTCCTACCGACCTGCACCCCATGACCCAGTTTGCCATCGCCGTTTCTGCCCTGAATTACACTTCCAAGTTCGCCAAAGCCTACGAACAGGGTCTCAACAAGGCCGACTACTGGGAGCCTACCTTCGATGATTCAATCTCGCTATTGGCCAAGCTGCCAACAATCGCCGCCAAGATCTACCAAAATTCCTATCGTGGCGGTGGAGCCCTCCCGGCTGAGGTTGACCTTGAACAGGATTGGTCCTACAACTTCGCTGCCATGCTTGGAAAGGGCGGTAAGGAGAATGAGAACTTCCAGGATCTTCTCAGGCTCTACCTCGCTCTCCACGGCGACCACGAGGGAGGCAACGTCTCCGCTCACACCACCCACTTGGTCGGCAGCGCCCTTAGCGACCCCTTCCTCAGCTACAGTGCAGGTCTTCAGGGCCTAGCCGGACCTCTCCATGG ACTCGCCGCTCAAGAGGTCCTTCGATGGATCATTCAGATGAAGGATAATATCCCCAAGTCTTATACTGACAAAGACGTGACGGACTATTTGTGGAGCACTCTCAACTCTGGCAGAGTGGTACCTGGATACGGCCATGCAGTTCTCCGCAAACCCGATCCTCGCTTTGAGGCACTGATGGACTACGCCGCCGCACGTCCCGAAATCGCACAGGACCCCGTCTTCCAACTTGTGCAAAAGAATAGCCAAATCGCTCCCGAGGTACTCAAGAAGCACGGCAAGACAAAGAACCCCTATCCCAATGTCGATTCTAGTTCCGGCGTTCTCTTTCACCACTACGGTTTCCACGAGACGCTGTACTACACCGCCACATTCGGTGTCTCCCGTGGCCTGGGTCCCCTGGCGCAGCTCATTTGGGACCGCGCCCTTGGTTTGCCTATTGAGAGACCCAAGAGTATCAACCTTGAAGGTCTCCTTAAGCAGGCTGAGAGTTCGTAA
- a CDS encoding Isocitrate lyase, with protein MRRAAARAVSRRVPLPRPTSTSAIALRCISTTPRMAQAPANPFSSGSPPSDAFQLLPESKKAGAAEDELYEAQIKEVEAWWQSPRYHGIKRPYSAADVVSKRGSQHQSYPSSVMARKLFNLVKEREAEGKPIHTMGAIDPVQMTQQAPHQEVLYISGWACSSLLTSTNEVSPDFGDYPYNTVPNQVQRLAKAQSMHDRKQWDARRKLKPEERIETPYVDYLRPIIADGDTGHGGLSAVLKLAKLFAENGAAAVHFEDQLHGGKKCGHLAGKVLVPIGEHINRLNAARFQWDVMGCENLVIARTDSESGKLISSAIDVRDHEFILGVADPAIEPLAETIQAMEAKGAAGAEIDTFEADWVKNTRLVTFDEAAIGHMQKEGVSQDKIDAYLERVRSDRDLGISQRRKLANEHTSTPVYFSWDVPRTREGFYHYRAGMDAATKRAIAFGPYADLLWVETGDPNVEVASTLARSVRGVYPGKGLVYNLSPSFNWMAHGFTDETLKSFIWDIAKEGFVLQLISLAGLHSNATITNELARDFKKDGMLAYVNTVQRREKEGGCDVLTHQKWSGAGYIDGILGAIQSGSSSSKSMGEGNTESQFH; from the exons atgagaaGGGCTGCCGCGCGGGCAGTTTCCCGTAGGGTTCCTCTCCCTCGAccaacctcgacctcggccatCGCCCTGCGCTGTATCTCAACTACACCTAGAATGGCCCAAGCCCCCGCGAACCCATTCTCCTCCGGTTCCCCGCCCAGCGATGCCTTCCAATTGCTGCCCGAGTCCAAGAAGGCCGGCGCTGCCGAAGACGAACTGTACGAAGCTCAGatcaaggaggtcgaggcaTGGTGGCAGTCGCCAAGATACCATGGCATCAAGCGACCCTATAGCGCTGCCGATGTCGTCTCGAAGCGCGGCTCGCAACATCAGTCGTATCCCAGCTCCGTCATGGCGAGAAAGCTCTTCAACCTCGTCAAGGAGCGGGAGGCCGAGGGGAAGCCCATCCACACAA TGGGCGCCATCGACCCCGTTCAGATGACGCAACAAGCTCCTCATCAGGAAGTTCTCTACATCTCGGGCTGGGCCtgctcctccctcctcacGTCCACCAACGAGGTGTCTCCCGACTTCGGCGACTACCCCTACAACACCGTGCCGAACCAGGTCCAGCGACTCGCCAAGGCGCAGTCGATGCACGACCGGAAACAATGGGACGCCCGCCGGAAGCTGAAGCCCGAGGAGCGCATAGAGACGCCGTACGTCGATTACCTGCGACCCATCATTGCCGACGGTGACaccggccatggcggcctGTCCGCCGTTCTTAAGCTCGCCAAGCTCTTCGCCGAGaacggcgccgcggcggtgCACTTTGAAGACCAGCTCCACGGCGGCAAGAAGTGTGGGCACCTGGCCGGCAAGGTCCTGGTGCCTATCGGAGAGCACATCAATCGGCTCAACGCCGCCCGCTTCCAGTGGGACGTCATGGGCTGCGAGAACCTCGTAATTGCCCGCACTGACTCGGAGAGCGGTAAGCTCATCAGCAGCGCCATTGACGTGCGCGATCACGAGTtcatcctcggcgtcgccgacccGGCCATCGAACCCCTTGCCGAGACAATCCAGGCCATGgaggccaagggcgccgccggcgccgagatcgacaCTTTCGAGGCCGACTGGGTCAAGAACACCAGGCTCGTGACCTttgacgaggccgccatcggGCACATGCAGAAAGAGGGCGTCTCCCAGGACAAGATCGACGCGTACCTCGAAAGGGTGCGCTCGGACCGCGATCTGGGCATCTCCCAGCGCCGCAAGCTCGCCAACGAGCACACGTCGACCCCCGTCTACTTCTCATGGGACGTCCCCCGCACCCGCGAGGGCTTCTACCACTATCGCGCCGGCATGGACGCCGCGACGAAGCGCGCCATCGCTTTTGGTCCGTACGCAGACCTCTTGTGGGTCGAGACGGGCGACCCCAACGTTGAGGTCGCGTCGACGCTCGCCCGGTCCGTCCGAGGGGTGTACCCCGGCAAGGGCCTCGTCTACAACCTCAGCCCGTCATTCAACTGGATGGCGCATGGCTTCACCGATGAGACGCTCAAGAGCTTCATCTGGGACATTGCCAAGGAGGGCTTCGTGCTGCAGCTCAtctccctcgccggcctACACTCTAACGCGACTATCACGAACGAGCTCGCTAGGGACTTTAAGAAGGACGGCATGTTGGCCTACGTCAACACCGTCCAGAGGcgcgagaaggagggtgGCTGCGATGTCTTGACGCATCAGAAGTGGAGCGGCG